In the Balearica regulorum gibbericeps isolate bBalReg1 chromosome 3, bBalReg1.pri, whole genome shotgun sequence genome, CACTTGCTTAAAATTACCAGAAAAAATctcaagaagaaagaagaaaaaaataggctAGTagtaaaatgttataaaaaataaCTGCCTACTGTATTTTGTATAAGCGAACATGAGACATTGCCTATTGAAACTCCTTTCGGAACACCCCTTCACCTTCTCTCTGCAGTGTAATTGTACATGTGCAATCTGACAGCTCTCTCAAACCGAAGCACAGCTGTTGTTATAGACCAGGCACACTAATTCGCTTTTACGTCATAATACATGCGGAGAACTGTCCTCACAGTCTCCACGTATTTATCATCAGGAACAGGTTTTCTCTGGCTTCCTGCTCCAGAAATTTCTTGATTGTGGGGATGCTGCTTATCCTTGCTTTAAATGCCTAAAAGGTAAACAGTAAGAACATGgtatttaaagaacagaaagtaacccaagaaaaaaacaattttactgATTTATGTAACATCCTTTAACAAGTCATATGTGGAAGCAAgacaagaaatatatttttagctaTGGATGAATTTTACTCCCCCTCACCCCAACcttgttattttaaacattaataaaatagcCCTCTGTCTTGTATTGATATGGGATGAAGTGGAAACAGCTATTTGTGGTTTCAGATGTGTACTTTTTACTCAAATCACTTCTTGTGATCCAGAAAATATCTTCTGCTTAAAAGTATCGCAGAACTggtgaggggaagggaaaaaaaagggagggtgAATTTCTTCAGATCTGTACAGGAATTACTCCAGAAAATAATAGATCCTCTAGATGAAACATATTACGAGGTTCTTCCTAAAGCAAGCAGAGCAAGACTACAATGAAAAAGGAGTGACAAATGCTCTTGTTTTGTGGAATTGTTTACACACAACAGACTTTGAAATATCATTTATCCCATTTCCAGCCATACGAATGTATTGTTAGTGTACCTGTAACTGAGGAAAGCTGAGAGCATGTCTGACTTCTTCTCTTCTACCATTAAAATGGCTTCTAGAAGATGAACATCTGCCCAGCTAAAACTGTTGCCAACAAGAAAATCCTGCCCATGGTCTTTCAAACCTAGAATTGtcataaatgaaaacattcagatgTGGATAGCCAGCTGCAttgatgttttcaaaatgcacaGGCACACCTTCTTGGACAATACTTACTGCCTCCTCTTCTTTCACCTTTCTCTCCCATGCAACCAGGGATGCTACTGGGGGGGAATGTGGGCCCTGTGCCTGCAGTCGCTGATCATTTTACAGGATATCTATGACCAGTCTTGATAGCGGCAATCTAGAACCCCAGGGTTCCTCTTACCCATCCTTCCTTCCTACAGCCCTGGGTAACCCCACGTACTGGACTACAGGGTTAGATACCTCCTTGGAATTCACTCCTTTCCAGCCTaataaatcttgatttttttctgtatgtagtTACAGCTTCAGTGGGACAATAGAGACTGCAAAAGAGAGGTGATCAGCCTAAAGCACTGGGGCTAGGATGCAAGAAGTGGAATCTAGGGCAGAATGAACTCCAGCCATCTATAGGAGAGCTGGTATTTAAGTGGGAAACCATCTTCCCTTtagtctttaaaacagaaagcagctaTTTCTGCCAGATTATCTTGTCTGTGTATATTAATTTCCACTGAGAGCACCTGTTAGATGCTGTCTATCAAAGGATCAGTTAGAGAAACAGCAAGATTCCAGTAGGCAGAGCACTCAGACTAGAAGACAGCAGTGATAGTTGTGTATTACTGTGGTTAAAAAACCACGTAGATGTATTCGAAATGTAAACAAAGCTGACAATTAGCTATTCTACAATGGCATTGCATTTGCAAGGCAATTTACAACGGTTTCATTTCTCCTAAAAACAGGGAGTTGCTATTTTAAACTGTATATAGCTATGTGTACATGTTCAATAGGATGTTCATAGGATCCTAACAGTTTTGAGCCGAAGGGGATACTTGGACCCTTCAGTCTGAATGCTGGTGCTGCTCAGACCATGAAATCTCACTTAGGAATTTCTGCATTTAACCCGCCTCAACTTGTCTGGTACTGCTCTGACCTCCCTCTCATCTCTCCAGCCTGCAGACAGTATGATATCCTGGTTTAAAGTATTGCACTGACactcttctgcttctgcttttggtAAAATACCCAGTGTTCCCATTGTTATCCTTCCAGaacaatggaaagaaatgatCCTCCTACATACCTTTTCATATGCTGGGAAATATCTGCTTGTTGCCTTTGAACTATAACAGCTCGTTGTTTCTCTTTATCCTCAGCTGATAAGAATGGGAACATCAAAATGAACCCATAAGATCATCGGTTCCTCCAACATACATATCAATccttaaaaccaaaaacaaacataaaCCTTAAATTAGAAGGTGCCTTTATAAGCAGAGTTTTCTTAGATTTGTGTTGGGATAGTATAACTTGAATTTCGTACCCTctcatgaaaattatttttgcagttaaaaaaaaaaaaaggtcagagtCTATAACACTATAGTGTTGTTCGCACTCGCTTGCCTCATTGTGCAGGATTAAACAGGATTgtacagaagttaaaaaagtTTAACTTTGGTGTTACAGATCTCTTCATCATCACCAAAGAAACACACAGCACCACAAGAAGTCATCCCCAACTGGCTTAGTCTTCTGGGTCTATCCCACCTTCAGGGTTTCATCCAAAGTCCAAGTGGTACCAAACAGAATCATAATGAGGTGGGAACATGAAGTTTACCAGGTTCTGCATCTAGCTAAATTAGTAGTACAGCAGTTCTTCAGATCATCCCTTTTATCCATTTTTCCAGAGCTCTGACAGCAGGTTTTTGTACTGTAGACATGactcaaatttaaattaaagttctcataaatatgaaaaatatctggTAAAATAGTCTAACAAAGTCTTCTAACCATCCTATGTCATAAGAGATTTGAGTTCCTGCTGTGGAATAAGACTAACTGCAGTTTTTTGTTGTCAGGCAACAGCTTCCTTGAAAAAGCCTCTGTAAGGATTAAACATGTTATGTGCAATAAGAAGCTATCAAATATTCCTGCAAGCTTAATGTATGCCAGCTTCTTGCCTGCATCTATCTGGTCTTCCAAAACTGCACTCGCAGATTATACAAGACTTAAACCTGGAACTAACCACAGCAAGCTTTCCTTGAAACACTGATGCTTCCTTGCCCCTGCCCAAGAACAAATCAACAGCAGGAATAGGCCCCAGGCTAAATCTAAAACTTGATGGAAGAGAATTCTGTTTGAAGGAAGAGGTATGCAAGGAATACAAGCTAGAGGAAATGATAGCTTATTAACAACACAAAGAAGCTCATAAGCTGTGACTGAGGCTCCTTCtaaatattaattctttttgttACTTCCCTGAACCTGCTTCAGCCAATTCTTCAACCATTTGCACCGTTTAATGGCAGTTTATTGTAAAGTATCTATTAAATTAGAACCTTTACTAGCTGCCCTTTAGCTTTCCTTCTCTTGAAAAACAACAGGAAATGGCCATTTAAAAGGCTACATATTGAGATAGCCcactcacattttttttccttcacacagATACCACATCAAGACCTGGATTTAATTTCACAAGAAAACCAGTTTTTCAACAGCTTTTAGCTGTTCTTTCCCTAAAGACCTAAAACATGCACTTTTTACAGTGCTGTGGAACATCATGCAATTGCAGATAACATCAGTGACAGATCATATTTTGCAGCCAAAGTTAAAAACTAACCATTGCTTTCCAAAGATTTCTGTTTACAAAAGTAGTTCAACATTTACATGCAGTCACCTCTCACATACCTGTGTCAATCTTTAGTATTAATCTTTTACTAAAAGCACAATAAACCTCtgcctcaaatatttttatgtaaaaataatcaaattagaACAAATCACTTGGCTTGCATCTACTGTGGCCTGTTAGGTTCACTGCAAGTTGCGTGCCACTGAGGCACACAGATGATTCTCTGGGCGTGCAAGTGTACAATCAGTTCTAGTTGTATCTAAGCTACTATAATGAACTCAAGAAGAGTAGTACTGTTACAGTACAGGGCTCTCTCCTTCAGGTCCTTCCCATAGAGGTTGTACTTTGCCGCTATGTAGCTGAGGATGGCTCTGGTCTGCACCATCTTCATCCCATCCATCTCCACCATGGGCACTTGCTGAAACAGCAGGGATCCACCTAAATGGAAAGCCACGTGTTATTCTACTGGATCTAATAACTCCACATCAGATTCTTGCTGTCTTTAGACAATCATTACTTTTATGGTGACCTTGCTGTGGGTAGTCATTATATTAAACTGGAGTTCCTCATGCAAGCAATAAATTACAGTGGTGCAGACAAATTAAACTGCAGAACACAATTATTGTGGATTATCCatccttgctttaaaaaaatttcactgaagttgCAGTCAGGACTGTGTACAACAGTTTTTATGCTGAAATTGAAATACAGTGGAGACAATCACACTAAACATATCGACTGAGTAAAAAAGTATCTAattcaaaatagatttttaaaattctgttccattatttaaaatacagttgaaGCAAATGTCAGATCCCCAAATTTTTCTCTTATAACCAGTATTTTAAGTTAAATCAGGACATTTAACGAAGTTTTAGGATATGCTTTTTCAAGTTACTGAAGTTACCTGGGTAAGTTTGTGGGACCAGGTGGGACACATAGACCAAACAGAGAACAGAACAACCCAGAGTCATGGGAAACTCTCCAGGTTGGAAAGACATTCAATTTCCAATTGCATCTGTCCACATATGGGAAAAAAGCCTCTGCAGCTCTTCACAGCTCTCAGTTTTACTCCCCTCTCTGCTGTGTGGAAAGAAAGCCCCCCACAGTCTTCAAAGTCTTCTCTTCACACATCTTCTCTGAGATCAAGtctggccacactcttcttcaGGTTCATGTGGACTCACTTGCAGGagcttctcatactgctctCGGGTTTCCAAAAACTCTTCTCAAACTGACAAAACagaatgaggaagaagaggaaatgagTGTCTTTTTACATTTCTAGAAACAGATAAACTTttaaggaagagaataaaaggaaaagaatatgtATCATTCCAGATATGGCTCTAAGGAGAAACTACCAAGGGCAGAAGCACTGGCAAAACCTCTTGGACTGTCATGTTTGACAACTGCTGCTAAAGGCACCCTAGCAGAAAAACAGGCAATAAGAACTGGAGTGAGGATGTTGTTTGGTACTGAACAGGCAATTTAATGCGAGACAGTCAACAATACAGGCTAGGCTGTCCTTAAATGCTCTCTGGTATGTGAAAAAAGCTCTGCTGCGGgatacaagtccatgggacctgatgagttgcatctgcgcgtcttgagggaactggcagatgaagtggccaggccactcgccatcatgGTTGAGAAGTCCTGGCggtctggtgaagttcccgccgactggaagagggggaacataacccccacttttaagaagggaaaaaaggaagacccagggaacaacacgctggtcagtctcacctccgtgcctggcaagattatggagcagaccctcctggagactatgctcaggcacatggaaaacaaggaggtgattggtgacagccagcacggcttcactaggggcaaatcgtgcctgacaaacttggtggccttctatgatggggttacagcgtccgtggataagggaagggcaactgacgtcatctacctggacttgtgcaaggcatttgacactgtcccacatgacgTCCTTGTCTCtcaattggagagacatggattcgatggatggaccactcggtggataaggaattggctggatggtcgcactcaaagagttgtggtcaatggctcaatgtccaagtggagaacagtgacgagtggtgttcctcaggggtcggtactgggaccggcactgttcagcatctttgttggtgacatggacagtgggatcgagtgcaccctcagttTGCCGACggcaccaagctgtgtggtgtggtcgacacgctggagggaagggatgccatccagagggaccttgacaggctggagaggtgggcccgtgcgaaccacatgaagttcaacaaggccaaatgcaaggtcctgcacgtgggtaccagtacctgaaggggcctacaggaaagatggtgagggactgtttatgagggagtgtagtgacaggacaaggggtaatgggctcaagctgaaggagggtcgatttagattagatgttagaaagaaattctttactgtgagagtggtgaggcactggaacaggttgcccagagaagttgtggaggccccatccctgacagtgttcaaggccaggttggatggggctttgggcaatgtggtctagtggagggtgtccctgcccatggcaggggggttggaactagatgatctttgaggtcccttccaacccaaaccattctatgattctatgattctatattttgATCGGGGAGCTAGACAGGAACAAGTTCTTAGAAagttaaaacaaagcttttacaaaataatataaaagtaGTATGCCCATGAGGAAGTTTATTTCAGAAGC is a window encoding:
- the LOC104640866 gene encoding LOW QUALITY PROTEIN: glutathione S-transferase 3 (The sequence of the model RefSeq protein was modified relative to this genomic sequence to represent the inferred CDS: inserted 4 bases in 4 codons), whose product is MNGTSLSGKVVLFDRARSFGRDAHGAVREEGDTRLASQISRINPGDQWGDRCRSQIALTSRTSLRSQHYIRSHGRENPKLYYFDGRGKMESVRWLLAAAGVEVCFSFLETREQYEKLLQGGSLLFQQVPMVEMDGMKMVQTRAILSYIAAKYNLYGKDLKERALIDMYVGGTDDLXGFILMFPFLSAEDKEKQRAVIVXKATSRYFPAYEKVCLKDHGQDFLVGNSFSWADVHLLEAILMVEEKKSDMLSXFPQLQAFKARISSIPTIKKFLEXGSQRKPVPDDKYVETVRTVLRMYYDVKAN